A single Chryseobacterium sp. DNA region contains:
- a CDS encoding GLPGLI family protein — protein MKLYYILVLFFFVTLLKAQIGFDVAYEADYKLTYKDQTINAVIQEDAFALLMNEKESYYKNMKKYIEDSLKLEKKLTDKSDFRLGMKYATDFSEYIGTTSGKLYITVPVSNKAFKYEEVNNINWKLSNECKTIGKYKCQKAICQKYGRTWIAWFTEEIPLPFGPYKFNKLPGLILEVYDEKKEYIFSMYSFRKRKYVAKSANMEAKATSVTKSKIFDYQRREIADPNTYNALITDPETLRFLIKKAQERAKNYNPIELSIY, from the coding sequence ATGAAGTTATATTATATATTGGTTTTATTTTTTTTTGTAACACTCCTAAAAGCACAAATCGGATTTGACGTCGCTTATGAAGCTGATTACAAACTAACCTATAAAGATCAAACTATTAATGCAGTCATACAAGAAGACGCTTTTGCACTTCTTATGAATGAAAAAGAATCTTATTATAAAAACATGAAAAAATATATTGAAGATTCTTTAAAGCTTGAAAAAAAGCTAACTGATAAATCTGATTTTAGACTTGGAATGAAGTATGCAACAGATTTTTCTGAATATATTGGTACAACAAGCGGAAAACTGTACATAACCGTTCCGGTATCAAATAAAGCCTTTAAATATGAAGAAGTAAACAATATTAATTGGAAGCTTTCAAACGAATGTAAAACTATTGGAAAATATAAATGTCAAAAAGCGATCTGCCAAAAATATGGCAGAACTTGGATTGCTTGGTTTACAGAAGAAATTCCTCTACCATTTGGTCCCTATAAATTCAATAAATTGCCCGGACTTATTTTGGAAGTCTATGACGAAAAAAAAGAGTATATTTTTTCAATGTATAGTTTCAGAAAAAGAAAATATGTTGCTAAGTCCGCAAATATGGAAGCTAAAGCCACTTCAGTTACTAAATCAAAAATTTTTGACTACCAAAGGAGAGAAATAGCAGACCCAAATACTTATAATGCATTAATCACTGATCCTGAAACACTTCGTTTTTTAATAAAGAAAGCCCAAGAAAGGGCGAAAAATTATAATCCTATCGAATTAAGTATATACTAA
- a CDS encoding GLPGLI family protein, whose amino-acid sequence MKKVIFLFCVLIAVTIFSQKKFDVMYEADYILNYKMSNASHYKKETTFALLINEKSSFFKDLHRYISDSLMVEKKLNSLEEAMKYNTDFRGYIGTTAAKFYVTDEINYSYFEYEERNDINWKIKNEFKTVAGYTCQKAETTKYGRTWIAWFAPEIPFQFGPYKFNGLPGLIAEVYDTKDDYHYILYSFRKRKYICKSANIVTNVKKLTKEKVSEVLKNRLAGMMQLHEKYIENKEDLEMIRRNAVEAEKNYNPIELSIY is encoded by the coding sequence ATGAAAAAAGTAATATTTCTCTTTTGCGTATTAATTGCAGTCACCATTTTTTCTCAAAAAAAATTTGATGTAATGTATGAAGCGGATTATATATTAAACTATAAAATGTCCAATGCTTCCCATTATAAAAAAGAAACAACTTTTGCTTTGCTTATCAATGAAAAATCTTCTTTCTTTAAAGATTTACACCGATATATTTCAGACTCTCTAATGGTAGAAAAAAAACTGAATTCGCTTGAGGAAGCGATGAAATATAATACAGATTTTAGAGGATATATTGGTACAACAGCTGCCAAATTTTATGTTACTGATGAAATTAATTACTCCTATTTTGAATATGAAGAGCGTAATGACATTAATTGGAAGATAAAAAATGAATTTAAAACAGTGGCTGGCTATACATGTCAAAAAGCAGAAACAACAAAGTACGGCAGAACTTGGATTGCATGGTTTGCTCCTGAGATTCCATTTCAATTTGGCCCCTATAAATTTAATGGTTTGCCTGGCTTAATTGCTGAAGTATATGATACTAAAGATGATTATCATTATATTCTTTATAGCTTTAGAAAACGAAAATATATTTGTAAATCAGCTAATATTGTGACTAATGTAAAAAAGCTTACAAAAGAAAAAGTGTCTGAGGTTTTAAAAAACAGATTAGCTGGAATGATGCAATTACATGAAAAATATATTGAAAATAAAGAAGATTTGGAAATGATTAGAAGAAATGCTGTTGAAGCTGAAAAAAATTATAATCCTATCGAATTAAGTATATACTAA
- a CDS encoding GLPGLI family protein, protein MKKMKKIIGLLHVLMVTFVFCQKKFDVVFEADYKLNYKLSKASNYKKTTTFALLINQEASFFKNMNKYIGDSLEVEKVDIPLNESMKYVTDFRETIGTTSAKLYVTTEINYADYSYEEINSISWKMKNEFKTILGFKCQKAETTKYGRTWTAWFTPEIPFQYGPYKFNGLPGLITELYDSRDDYRYTLYSFRKRKYTCKSANTAMRAKATTKEQIWELLKNKIAGRMKVHEQFIENKEDLEMIRRNAVEAEKNYNPIELSIY, encoded by the coding sequence ATGAAAAAGATGAAAAAAATTATAGGGTTGCTCCATGTATTAATGGTAACATTTGTTTTCTGTCAGAAAAAATTTGATGTGGTTTTTGAAGCTGACTATAAACTCAACTACAAACTGAGTAAAGCCAGTAATTATAAAAAGACGACAACTTTTGCACTGCTAATAAATCAGGAAGCTTCTTTTTTTAAAAACATGAATAAATATATAGGAGATTCTTTAGAGGTGGAAAAAGTGGATATTCCTTTGAACGAATCAATGAAGTATGTTACAGATTTTAGGGAAACAATTGGGACTACATCTGCAAAACTATATGTCACAACAGAAATTAATTATGCTGATTATTCTTATGAAGAAATAAACAGTATTAGCTGGAAGATGAAAAATGAATTCAAGACCATTTTAGGATTTAAATGCCAAAAAGCAGAAACAACAAAATACGGAAGAACTTGGACTGCATGGTTTACTCCTGAGATTCCATTTCAGTATGGTCCTTATAAATTTAATGGGCTTCCAGGCTTGATTACAGAATTGTATGACAGTAGAGATGATTATCGTTATACCTTATATTCTTTCAGAAAAAGAAAATACACTTGTAAATCTGCCAATACCGCTATGAGGGCAAAGGCAACAACGAAAGAACAGATCTGGGAACTTTTAAAAAATAAAATTGCTGGCAGAATGAAGGTTCACGAACAGTTTATTGAAAATAAAGAAGATTTGGAAATGATTAGAAGAAATGCTGTTGAAGCTGAAAAAAATTATAATCCTATCGAATTAAGTATATACTAA
- a CDS encoding KTSC domain-containing protein encodes MKKIGEHRKLLGVDQNVTLKELKTIYRNTMKDAHPDKFVNDEAGKLEAEEKSKSVIEAYHFLVSINPETQEKYKEEYTETITKSNIQDFYLEKSILTVQHLNGKMYEYIGVPKNTYIKMVNADSPSRFARRHIYGNFIYRKSGEAMAD; translated from the coding sequence ATGAAAAAAATTGGTGAGCACAGAAAGCTTCTTGGAGTGGATCAGAACGTCACTTTAAAAGAATTGAAAACAATTTATAGAAATACGATGAAAGATGCGCATCCTGATAAATTTGTGAATGATGAAGCAGGGAAACTGGAAGCAGAAGAAAAAAGCAAATCTGTGATTGAAGCTTACCACTTTTTGGTGAGCATCAACCCGGAAACGCAGGAAAAATATAAAGAAGAATATACGGAAACAATTACAAAATCCAATATTCAGGATTTTTATCTTGAGAAGTCAATTCTGACGGTTCAGCATTTGAACGGAAAAATGTATGAATATATTGGAGTGCCAAAAAATACGTATATCAAAATGGTAAATGCAGATTCACCAAGCCGTTTTGCAAGAAGACATATTTATGGAAATTTCATCTACAGAAAGTCCGGTGAGGCAATGGCAGATTAA
- the metE gene encoding 5-methyltetrahydropteroyltriglutamate--homocysteine S-methyltransferase has translation MQTHILGYPRIGSNRELKKACEQYWSGKIALNELLEAGKIIRQQNWKLQQEAGIDLIPANDFSYYDQVLDMTLTVGAIPERYEAIASRESNSDLDLYFAMARGYQKNGLDITAMEMTKWFDTNYHYIVPEFQKDQQFRLLSDKIISEFISAKQAGINAKPVIIGLLTYLLLGKEKESGFDKLDLAQNLLPVYTEILKELENQGAEYIQFDEPFLALDLNEKAKETYQSIYNAIREQFPGLKFIVATYFEGLKDNLSLAVSLPVDVLHIDLVRLPEQLDEILPVLPETLSLSLGVVDGRNIWKNDFEKSLRFIKKAVNEIGPDRIFIAPSCSLLHSPFDLDLEKNEEVLTPEIKQWLAFAKQKVNEIVTLQKLAGNPDYPTLQELAENKKAIENRNISALIHNQEVKNRVVVTTDDDARRKSPFNVRKETQQKVLQLPLFPTTTIGSFPQTKEVRNWRAQFKKGELTASHYNDLLKKETARTIHWQEEIGIDVLVHGEFERNDMVEYFGEQLSGFTFTQNGWVQSYGSRCVKPPIIYGDVYRPHPMTVYWSEYAQSLTKKWVKGMLTGPVTILQWSFVRDDQPRSLTCKQIALAIRDEVTDLEKAGIRIIQIDEPAIREGLPLRKSEWQNYLKWAVEAFRISASGVEDATQIHTHMCYSEFNDIIQNIADMDADVITIECSRSQMELLNAFADFKYPNEIGPGVYDIHSPRVPSKEEMVELLKKAQAVIPAHQLWVNPDCGLKTRHWDETEKALKAMVEASKEASAAYITQEKLKNHWL, from the coding sequence GTAAAATCGCTCTCAACGAGCTATTGGAGGCTGGAAAAATAATCAGGCAGCAAAACTGGAAATTACAGCAGGAGGCAGGCATTGACCTTATTCCGGCCAATGATTTTTCCTATTATGACCAGGTATTGGATATGACCCTTACCGTAGGTGCTATTCCGGAGCGCTATGAGGCCATTGCTTCCCGGGAATCCAATTCTGATCTTGATCTTTACTTTGCTATGGCAAGAGGCTATCAGAAAAACGGATTGGATATCACAGCCATGGAAATGACCAAATGGTTTGATACCAATTATCACTATATCGTTCCTGAGTTTCAAAAAGACCAGCAATTCAGGTTGCTTTCCGATAAAATCATCAGTGAATTTATCAGTGCAAAACAAGCAGGAATTAATGCAAAACCTGTCATTATCGGATTGTTAACCTATCTTCTATTAGGGAAAGAAAAAGAAAGCGGTTTTGACAAGCTGGATCTGGCTCAAAATCTATTACCGGTCTATACCGAGATCCTAAAAGAACTGGAAAATCAAGGAGCAGAATATATTCAGTTTGATGAACCTTTTTTAGCTTTGGATTTAAATGAAAAGGCAAAAGAAACCTACCAGTCCATTTACAATGCGATCAGAGAACAGTTCCCCGGCCTGAAGTTTATTGTAGCTACTTATTTTGAAGGATTAAAAGACAATCTTTCCCTGGCCGTTTCTCTTCCTGTAGATGTTTTGCATATCGATCTGGTACGCTTGCCTGAACAGCTGGATGAGATCTTACCTGTGCTTCCTGAAACCCTGAGTCTTTCTCTGGGAGTGGTGGATGGAAGAAATATCTGGAAAAATGATTTTGAGAAGTCTTTACGATTTATAAAAAAGGCTGTTAATGAGATTGGACCGGACAGAATCTTTATTGCGCCATCCTGTTCCTTACTCCACTCTCCTTTCGACCTTGATTTAGAAAAGAACGAAGAAGTTTTGACTCCCGAAATCAAACAGTGGCTGGCTTTTGCCAAACAAAAGGTGAATGAGATTGTAACGTTACAGAAACTTGCCGGAAATCCGGATTATCCTACTTTACAGGAGCTGGCAGAAAATAAAAAAGCTATTGAAAACAGGAATATTTCAGCATTAATCCATAATCAGGAAGTCAAAAACCGTGTTGTCGTAACGACGGATGATGATGCCCGGAGAAAGAGCCCATTTAATGTAAGAAAAGAAACTCAGCAAAAAGTATTACAGCTGCCTTTATTTCCTACAACCACCATCGGTTCATTCCCGCAGACCAAAGAAGTGAGGAACTGGAGAGCCCAATTCAAAAAGGGAGAACTTACAGCCAGCCACTACAATGATCTGTTGAAAAAAGAAACGGCAAGAACCATCCATTGGCAGGAAGAAATAGGAATTGATGTACTGGTGCACGGTGAATTTGAACGTAATGATATGGTTGAATATTTCGGGGAACAGCTTTCAGGATTTACCTTTACCCAGAACGGATGGGTGCAGAGCTATGGAAGCCGCTGTGTGAAACCTCCTATTATTTACGGAGATGTATACCGTCCTCACCCAATGACCGTGTATTGGTCAGAATATGCCCAGTCATTAACAAAAAAATGGGTAAAAGGAATGCTTACAGGGCCTGTTACTATTCTGCAATGGTCTTTTGTACGTGACGATCAACCCCGTTCCCTGACCTGCAAACAGATTGCATTAGCGATCCGTGATGAGGTAACTGATCTGGAAAAAGCAGGAATCAGGATTATCCAGATTGATGAGCCTGCTATCAGAGAAGGACTTCCGTTAAGAAAATCCGAATGGCAAAACTACCTGAAATGGGCTGTGGAAGCCTTCAGAATTTCAGCAAGCGGTGTGGAAGATGCTACCCAGATCCATACCCATATGTGCTATTCCGAATTTAACGATATTATCCAGAACATTGCAGATATGGATGCTGATGTTATTACCATAGAATGCTCCAGAAGCCAGATGGAACTGCTAAATGCTTTTGCCGATTTCAAATATCCGAATGAGATTGGTCCCGGAGTCTATGACATCCATTCACCAAGGGTTCCTTCCAAAGAGGAAATGGTAGAACTGCTCAAAAAAGCACAGGCTGTAATTCCGGCACACCAGCTTTGGGTGAATCCTGACTGTGGTTTAAAAACCCGTCATTGGGATGAAACCGAGAAGGCATTAAAAGCAATGGTGGAAGCATCTAAGGAGGCCAGTGCTGCGTATATCACTCAGGAGAAGCTGAAAAATCATTGGTTATAA